Proteins co-encoded in one Nitrospirota bacterium genomic window:
- a CDS encoding superoxide dismutase family protein yields MNRILTGAALVLSALVPLVGCSSYHTGKHEKTLHAKAVIAGPGITGEAHFYEEYEGRVRIKLKLQGTPDSKLKPGRHAIHIHETGNCEPFSAAKGHYDGNVDPAMNPEANVMPGLWNHPYHLGDLQNLSVNDDRNGSLYTITSRVTLSEGLNSLFDKDGSAFIIHELDDKYLPDPPAKDAPGGPRIACGVIVKE; encoded by the coding sequence AGCGTTAGTCCCGCTCGTCGGCTGCTCGTCGTATCATACGGGCAAACACGAGAAGACCTTGCACGCGAAGGCCGTCATCGCCGGCCCCGGCATTACGGGAGAGGCGCATTTCTACGAGGAGTATGAAGGGCGTGTCAGGATCAAGTTGAAGCTCCAGGGCACGCCGGACAGCAAGCTGAAGCCGGGACGCCATGCGATCCACATTCACGAGACCGGCAATTGCGAGCCCTTCTCGGCGGCCAAGGGGCATTATGACGGGAATGTCGATCCGGCAATGAATCCTGAGGCGAACGTCATGCCCGGCCTATGGAATCATCCTTACCATCTTGGCGATCTCCAGAACCTCTCCGTGAACGATGACCGGAACGGGTCGCTCTATACGATCACGAGCCGGGTAACCCTGTCGGAGGGGCTCAACAGCCTGTTCGATAAGGACGGGAGCGCCTTCATCATCCATGAGTTGGACGATAAGTATCTGCCGGACCCGCCGGCAAAGGATGCACCAGGTGGACCCCGCATCGCGTGTGGCGTGATTGTGAAAGAGTGA